The genomic window ACTGCTATTCACTTTCCTTTTAAGTTTTGTCCAGATGAGGGCAGACGAGGGAATGTGGTTGTTAATGCTCGTCAAAAGGCTCAATGGGGTAGATATGCAAAAAGAAGGATTGCATCTTACGCCGGAAGAGATTTACTCGGTCAACAATTCAAGCCTTAAAGATGCCATCGTGAGCTTCGGAGGTTTCTGTACAGGGGAAATCGTTTCCAACCAGGGTCTTATTTTTACCAATCACCACTGCGGTTATGGTGCCGTGGCGGCTGCTTCAACTCCGGAAAAAGATTACCTGAAGAATGGGTTCTGGGCCATGAAGCAGAAAGATGAATTCAATGCGAAAGATCTTTATGTAAGATTTTTGGTAAGAATGGATGATGCTACCCAAAGAATCAACTCCAAACTGAACAACAATATGTCCGCTGCAGAGCGTAAGGCCGTGATCGATGCTGAAACAAAAGCAATCCAGTCTGAAAACTCTGAGAACGGAAAATATACCGTAGTGGTAAGAGATTTCTTTAATGGAAACGAGTTCTACTATTTCGTATATCAGGATTACAAAGACATCCGATTGGTAGGAGCTCCGCCTTCCGCATTAGGAAAATTCGGAGGGGATACCGATAACTGGGAATGGCCTAGACATACGGCAGACTTTACGGTTTTCAGAGTGTATGCCGATGCAGCAGGAAACCCTGCGGAATTTTCTCCGAGCAATGTTCCTTTGAAGCCTAAGCATTTCCTGCCGGTTTCTCTTAAAGGAGTGAAGCCAGGTGATTTCTCTATGATCTTAGGGTATCCTGGAAGAACCAACCGTTACCTGACTTCTTATGGAATTGAGCAGATGGTAAACAAAGACTATCCGGCATGGGTTCAGGCTTCCAAACTTGCAATGGATGTGATGAAGAAGTACATGGATAAAGATAAAGGAACGCAGCTGAACTATGCCTCCCAATATGCTTCCGTAGCCAATTACTGGAAAAACAGACAGGGAACGATTGATGCCGTTATCAAGAACGGAACGATTGCAGACAAGCAGAAAATCGAAGAGCGTTTCAAAACATGGGCGGTACAGCCGGCTAATGTGGCGGAAAATGAAAATGTGCTGGAAAATATCGGGATCTATTACAAGCAGACTTCAGACCGTAACGTAGAGAGAATGTACATGACCCAGCTTTCAAGAAACTCTAAATATTTTACCCTGGCATTGCAGGTAGGAAGTGTTCTTCAGGCGTATGCCAAGCAGGACATGGCCGGAAGAATTGCGATGAAGCCGAAAGTGGAAGCTGCGCTGAAAGCGGCTTATGAAAATATCAATACCAAGCTGGAAGGCGAGATGATGAACTCTATGGTCAATCTTTACCAGCAGAAAGTAAATAAGGATGTGGCTTCTGAAACCATTATGGGTCTGGATGCCAATAACCTGTCCAATGTTGCTTATTCTTCCATTTTCGCAAACAAAACTTCTGCAACCAACTTCATGCTGAATCCGGATGCTTTGAAACTGGATGCCGATCCGCTTTGGAAAATTGCCAACGGAATTGTAGCTGACCAAAGAGCTTCTGCAGAAAGATTTGTGAAGATCGATGATAATTTTGCGAAAAACAACAGGCTGTTCCTGGCCGGTTTAATGAAAGCCATGCCTGAGAAAAAATTCTATCCGGATGCAAACTCTACGATGAGATTAACGTACGGAACGGTTGATAAATTGCCGATCCGATCAGACAGAAATTATTTCGGGATTACCGATAATTATTATACGGATATGACCGGTCTTGTAGGAAAATACAAGAAAGGAGACGAGGAGTTCGATCTTCCGCAAAGAGTAATCGACCTATACAACCTGAAAGACTTCGGACAATATGCCGATGCAAAAGGATATATGCCGGTTAACTTCCTTTCCAACAACGATATCACCGGTGGTAACTCTGGTTCTCCGGTAATCGATGCTGACGGAAACCTGATCGGTATCGCTTTCGACGGAAACAGTGAAGCGTTAAGCGGAGACATCGTTTTCGAACCGGAATGGCAGAAAACCATCAACGTAGACGTTCGTTTCGTTCTTTGGACCATCGATAAATATGCCGGTGCGAGAAGACTGATCGATGAATTACAATTGGTAAAAGACGAAAATACGCCAGCCGATACCAAAACAAAAATGCCTAAGGCAACACCTGCCAAAGGAAAGAAAAAATAATCTTCACTGATTTATGATAAGGACCGCGAAAGATAACTTTCGCGGTTTTTTATTGCTGAAATTGTTTTATTTTTAGCTGTTCTTTTATACTACTATTTGCTAATGAAAACAGAACCGATACAATTTAAAGCTATCATACAACAAAACGGAAAAATGAATGCCGCCTTTGTAGAATTTCCCTTTTCTACCGAGGAACTGTTCAACAAAAAAGGCCAGGTAAAAATCAAGGCTATTTTTGATGAGAAAGTCGAATATCGCGGAAGCCTGGCAAAAATGAAATCCGAATGTCATATCTTAGGCCTGACGCAGGAAGTCAGAAAACAGTTGGGAAAGACTTTTGGCGATGAGGTTTCGGTATCTTTACTGGAAGATCAAGAGGAGCGGACCGTAGAGATAGCAGAAGATATTGCTTTGGTTTTCAATGAAAATCCCCAAGCAAAAGTCTTGTTTAACAACATGAGCTATACCCATAAAAAAGGAATACATCCGCTGGATAGAAGAAGCCAAAAAGCCCGAAACCCGGGAGAATAGAAAAGCTAAAATGATCACGATGATCATGGCAGGTAAGAAGGGTATTTAACCGTTAAAACTTTCCATTTCTGCCGTCAGGAACTGTTGAGCACCTCCGTTAATTACTGTAATCGAATTTTCATTGTAATGAACCATAACCCCTAAATCGTTCATAACTTCCTTAAAATAGCCTTTTTCAAGATGCGTTGAAACGAGATTCTGCTGCCATGAAAACTGGGCAGACTGGCCTTTGTTATTTTTTATCATCAATACGTCCGAACCATTTTTAAAAGTGGGAACTTTAATAGGAATAACCGAACTCTCATGTGGTGCAAAGGGTTTGGAGAGTATAACATTTGAAGCTGTCTGCTTCTTTTCTTCTAAATTAGAATTAAAAATTTCTAGGGATGTTTTCATATCAATCGGTAAGTTTTCTGCAAACATGAAATGTTGATACGACAAAACTCGACGTATTATATTTTAATTTAAAGTCAATGGTGAATTTTGCTTTACAAGTGAATGATGAATTTAAAATATTATTTTTATAAAGATATATTAATAATAAAAACTAATAAGTAATGAATAGATTGATAATATCAAAAACAAGTTGGGGAATAGTTATATTTTATGAAATAAAAGAATTATTAGATCTCAGTAAAGATGCTAATGATGTCCAAGAAGTATTACCATCAATATATTTAAAATTAAATGATCAAAAGTTAGATGATGTTTCTTTCGAATATTTAATGGCTGGAATAAAAAGTATAATTCAACATATAAAAATTTCTCCAGTAACTTTTTCTATAGAAAAATTACAATATAATATTTGTGACTATCAACCTGAAGGAATGTATTATATGTTCAGAAAATGGTTTTTTGAAACTTATGATATGGAGATGCCTCCAATCAATGTTTATTATGATAAAGAAGTAAGCAGATATGTATTTCCTGATTTACTAAATCAATTTAATAAAACGTAAGTATCTTCCTATATCTAATTTCTATTGTAATAAAATTTCATTTATATAAATTCTTGGAGTAATAAACCCTGTTTAAATTTTGAAAGAATGAAGGTTAATGGTTAATTTGAATAAAAGCAAAATTGACAAGTGAAGCTCCATTGACTATTCACAATTGACCATTAACCCTTAAGCATTCCAGAATTCCCGATCCAGACTCCTGTACTGAATCGCTTCGGAGACATGGTGCGATAAAATATTTTCAGATTCTTCCAGGTCTGCAATGGTACGGGCAACTTTCAGAATCCTGTCGTAAGCGCGTGCCGAAAGGTTGAGCTTTTCCATGGCCATTTTAATCAGGCCGAAGGAAGTTTCATCCAGCTGACAGAATTTTTCAAGTTCTTTTGGTCCAATCTGAGCATTATAGCTGATTTTTAAATATTTATAGCGTTCTCTTTGGATCTCGCGGGCAATGAGAACCCTTTTCCGAATGGCTTCACTTTTCTCACCCTTTCTGCGTTCTGCCAACTGCTCAAATTCGACCTTCTGCACTTCAATATGAATATCAATGCGGTCGAGAAGCGGTCCGGAAAGCTTGTTCATGTACCGCTGCATTTCATAAGTAGAGGAGGTGTTGTTCGGATCATCCGGAAAAAATCCGCTCGGGCTCGGATTCATAGAGGCCACCAGCATAAAACTCGCCGGATAATTTACGGTAAACCGTGCTCTTGAAATCGTCACTTCCCGGTCTTCCAACGGCTGGCGCATGACTTCCAGAACCGTTCTTTTAAATTCAGGCATTTCATCCAGAAACAAGACGCCGTTGTGGGCCAGCGAAATTTCTCCAGGCTGAGGATAACTTCCGCCGCCTACTAAAGCCACGTCGGATATCGTATGATGCGGTGACCGAAAAGGGCGTACAGTCATCAGAGAAGTTTCCGTCCCCATTTTTCCGGCTACCGAATGGATTTTGGTGGTTTCCAAGGCTTCTTTTAAAGTAAGTGGAGGTAAAATACTCGGTACTCTTTTGGCTAGCATCGTTTTTCCGCTTCCGGGAGGGCCGATCAGAATAATATTGTGTCCTCCGGCGGCGGCTACTTCCATCGCTCTTTTTGCCGTTTCCTGTCCTTTTACTTCCGAAAAGTCAAAAGGGAAATCATTAATCTTTTCCTGGAATTCCTTCCGGGTATCGATTTCGATTTTCGGAAGAGGTTTTCCTTCGTTGAAAAAATCAATAACATCTTTGATATTTTCTGCTGCGTATACGTCCAGACTATTCACAATTGCGGCTTCACGGGTATTCTGCTTTGGAAGAATGATGCCTTTAAAACCTTCCTCACGCGCCTGGATAGCAATCGGCAATACGCCTTTGATTGGCTGTAAAGTTCCGTCCAGGGAAAGCTCTCCCATGATAATGTATTCGTGAATATTTTCTGCTAAGATTTGGTCTGAGGCTGCAAGAATGCCAATGGCTATGCTC from Chryseobacterium sp. SORGH_AS_0447 includes these protein-coding regions:
- a CDS encoding S46 family peptidase codes for the protein MKRILLLFTFLLSFVQMRADEGMWLLMLVKRLNGVDMQKEGLHLTPEEIYSVNNSSLKDAIVSFGGFCTGEIVSNQGLIFTNHHCGYGAVAAASTPEKDYLKNGFWAMKQKDEFNAKDLYVRFLVRMDDATQRINSKLNNNMSAAERKAVIDAETKAIQSENSENGKYTVVVRDFFNGNEFYYFVYQDYKDIRLVGAPPSALGKFGGDTDNWEWPRHTADFTVFRVYADAAGNPAEFSPSNVPLKPKHFLPVSLKGVKPGDFSMILGYPGRTNRYLTSYGIEQMVNKDYPAWVQASKLAMDVMKKYMDKDKGTQLNYASQYASVANYWKNRQGTIDAVIKNGTIADKQKIEERFKTWAVQPANVAENENVLENIGIYYKQTSDRNVERMYMTQLSRNSKYFTLALQVGSVLQAYAKQDMAGRIAMKPKVEAALKAAYENINTKLEGEMMNSMVNLYQQKVNKDVASETIMGLDANNLSNVAYSSIFANKTSATNFMLNPDALKLDADPLWKIANGIVADQRASAERFVKIDDNFAKNNRLFLAGLMKAMPEKKFYPDANSTMRLTYGTVDKLPIRSDRNYFGITDNYYTDMTGLVGKYKKGDEEFDLPQRVIDLYNLKDFGQYADAKGYMPVNFLSNNDITGGNSGSPVIDADGNLIGIAFDGNSEALSGDIVFEPEWQKTINVDVRFVLWTIDKYAGARRLIDELQLVKDENTPADTKTKMPKATPAKGKKK
- a CDS encoding YdeI/OmpD-associated family protein, translated to MNAAFVEFPFSTEELFNKKGQVKIKAIFDEKVEYRGSLAKMKSECHILGLTQEVRKQLGKTFGDEVSVSLLEDQEERTVEIAEDIALVFNENPQAKVLFNNMSYTHKKGIHPLDRRSQKARNPGE
- a CDS encoding YifB family Mg chelatase-like AAA ATPase, translating into MLIKVYGSAIHGVAAQTITIEVNVDTGGVGYHLVGLPDNAIKESSYRISAALKNVGFKIPGKKITINMAPADLRKEGAAYDLSIAIGILAASDQILAENIHEYIIMGELSLDGTLQPIKGVLPIAIQAREEGFKGIILPKQNTREAAIVNSLDVYAAENIKDVIDFFNEGKPLPKIEIDTRKEFQEKINDFPFDFSEVKGQETAKRAMEVAAAGGHNIILIGPPGSGKTMLAKRVPSILPPLTLKEALETTKIHSVAGKMGTETSLMTVRPFRSPHHTISDVALVGGGSYPQPGEISLAHNGVLFLDEMPEFKRTVLEVMRQPLEDREVTISRARFTVNYPASFMLVASMNPSPSGFFPDDPNNTSSTYEMQRYMNKLSGPLLDRIDIHIEVQKVEFEQLAERRKGEKSEAIRKRVLIAREIQRERYKYLKISYNAQIGPKELEKFCQLDETSFGLIKMAMEKLNLSARAYDRILKVARTIADLEESENILSHHVSEAIQYRSLDREFWNA